The Mauremys reevesii isolate NIE-2019 linkage group 1, ASM1616193v1, whole genome shotgun sequence genome has a segment encoding these proteins:
- the ETS2 gene encoding protein C-ets-2, protein MSDVGIKNMDQVAPVSNIYRGMLKHQPAFDVFDVTSSLFAGYFPSLNEDQTLQEVPTGFDSISYESNSCELPLLTPCSKAVMSQALKATFSGFAKEQCRLGIPNNPWLWTEQQVCQWLFWATREFSLANVNFHQFVMNGQDLCNLGKERFLELAPDYVGDILWEHLEQMIKDSQEKRQDQYVENSHLTSVPHWVNNNSLSFNTEQVSYGMQMHSYPKASLLSDLCQTSAGPNLLGPDQDFSMFPKAQLETVNVNYCSMTHDFTNNLNLLIDNSGKPREHESSDSGTESYESTDSQLQSWNSQSSLVDVQRVPSYESFEDDCSQSLCLNKPTMSFKDYIQERSDPVEQGKPVIPAAILAGFTGSGPIQLWQFLLELLTDKSCQSFISWTGDGWEFKLADPDEVARRWGRRKNKPKMNYEKLSRGLRYYYDKNIIHKTSGKRYVYRFVCDLQNLLGYTAEELHAMLGVQLDTED, encoded by the exons ATGAGTGACGTTGGAATCAAGAACATGGATCAGGTAGCTCCTGTATCTAACATCTACAGAGGAATGCTCAAG CATCAACCTGCATTTGACGTCTTTGATGTCACAAGCTCTTTGTTTGCAGGATATTTTCCCTCATTAAATGAAGATCAAACCCTTCAAGAAGTACCAACAGGGTTTGATTCAATTTCTTATG AGTCAAACAGCTGTGAATTGCCCCTCTTAACCCCATGCAGTAAGGCTGTGATGAGTCAGGCCTTAAAAGCTACTTTCAGTGGCTTCGCAAAGGAACAGTGTCGGCTGGGTATCCCGAATA ATCCTTGGCTGTGGACTGAACAGCAGGTTTGCCAGTGGCTTTTCTGGGCTACCAGGGAGTTTAGTTTGGCAAATGTGAACTTTCATCAGTTTGTCATGAATGGCCAAGATTTGTGCAACCTGGGCAAGGAACGTTTCTTGGAGCTAGCTCCGGATTATGTAGGCGACATTCTGTGGGAACACCTGGAACAGATGATAAAAG ATAGTCAAGAGAAGAGACAGGACCAATATGTTGAAAACTCTCATCTTACCTCAGTCCCGCACTGGGTCAATAACAACTCATTAA GTTTTAATACAGAACAGGTCTCTTATGGTATGCAAATGCATAGCTACCCCAAAGCCAGCCTCCTGAGTGACTTATGTCAGACTTCTGCAGGACCAAATCTCCTTGGCCCAGATCAAGACTTTTCCATGTTCCCCAAAGCTCAGTTAGAGACAGTCAATGTGAACTACTGCTCCATGACCCACGACTTCACAAACAATCTGAACTTGCTGATAGATAACTCTG GTAAGCCCAGAGAGCATGAATCCAGTGACAGCGGCACAGAAAGTTATGAAAGCACAGATTCTCAACTTCAGTCCTGGAACAGCCAATCATCTTTAGTGGATGTACAACGTGTGCCCTCTTACGAAAGTTTTGAAGACGATTGTAGCCAGTCTCTATGTCTGAACAAACCTACAATGTCTTTCAAAGATTACATTCAAGAAAGAAGTGATCCTGTAGAGCAAGGGAAACCAGTTATACCAGCAGCAATTCTAGCAGGCTTTACAG GCAGTGGACCTATACAACTGTGGCAATTCCTTCTGGAGTTACTAACAGACAAATCCTGTCAGTCATTTATTAGCTGGACTGGAGATGGCTGGGAGTTTAAACTTGCTGACCCAGATGAG GTGGCACgacggtggggaaggaggaaaaacAAGCCAAAAATGAACTATGAGAAACTAAGCCGAGGCCTGCGCTATTATTATGACAAGAACATCATCCACAAGACATCAGGGAAGCGCTACGTGTACCGGTTTGTATGTGACCTACAGAACCTGCTGGGGTACACGGCAGAGGAACTTCATGCCATGCTGGGAGTGCAGCTAGACACAGAAGATTGA